In Nostoc sp. UHCC 0926, a single genomic region encodes these proteins:
- a CDS encoding sulfite oxidase — MSNENLFDQEEYLQARVEQCIWQKSTDAGISRQRFLQILATMVGATAIGGLAKPAPAHSQAAVKTKGSKILKPLPPGYISHSKGTLEMNWEAMYGRGYLVPNDWFYVHNRSTPPPFDPSTWRLQIHGTGVSAPCEFTYDEIIAMPSISVTCAIECAANGRRFFEEAYNTPLPGTRWRLGAIGVAEWTGVPLGILLERAGLKSTAKDVLVEGADVDSLNSKGTNKSKFNNVVPIAKALADNSLLVYAMNGEPLPPDHGQPCRALFPGWGGNANVKWIERIEVSQTPIYTQWVTEQMVLVGADYPAIAPYKGKLITYQNVKSAFELAWPATLSARTHLLRGRSWSGKGKIVRVEVSLDGGKTWQFARLREPNFPFAWTRWDIEWNPTPGEYFLQARATDNLGNIQPSTVPWNDSGLLYGGVVSHPVTVRG, encoded by the coding sequence TTGAGCAATGAAAACCTCTTTGACCAGGAGGAGTATCTACAGGCACGGGTTGAACAGTGCATCTGGCAAAAAAGTACAGATGCAGGTATTTCGCGCCAGCGCTTTCTGCAAATACTAGCCACTATGGTTGGTGCAACAGCCATCGGGGGGCTAGCTAAACCTGCACCTGCTCACAGTCAGGCAGCTGTTAAAACTAAAGGCAGTAAAATACTTAAGCCATTGCCACCTGGGTATATCTCTCATAGCAAAGGCACATTAGAGATGAACTGGGAAGCAATGTATGGGCGTGGTTATTTAGTACCAAACGATTGGTTCTATGTTCATAACCGCAGTACACCTCCCCCGTTTGACCCTTCTACATGGCGTTTGCAAATTCATGGAACTGGCGTTTCTGCTCCCTGCGAGTTCACATACGATGAAATCATTGCTATGCCTTCCATCTCAGTCACTTGCGCCATTGAGTGTGCTGCTAATGGTCGGCGCTTCTTTGAAGAGGCTTACAACACACCACTCCCTGGAACCCGGTGGAGGCTTGGAGCTATTGGTGTGGCTGAGTGGACTGGTGTACCACTTGGCATATTATTAGAGCGAGCTGGCTTGAAATCCACAGCAAAAGACGTACTCGTTGAGGGCGCAGATGTGGATTCGCTGAACTCAAAGGGGACGAATAAATCCAAGTTCAACAATGTAGTTCCGATTGCCAAAGCATTAGCAGATAACTCGCTTCTTGTCTATGCAATGAACGGAGAACCATTACCTCCAGATCATGGTCAGCCATGCCGTGCCTTATTCCCTGGTTGGGGAGGAAACGCTAACGTTAAATGGATTGAGCGGATTGAGGTTTCCCAAACACCGATATATACCCAGTGGGTGACGGAGCAAATGGTGCTGGTTGGTGCAGACTACCCAGCGATCGCTCCGTATAAAGGTAAGCTGATTACCTATCAAAATGTTAAGAGCGCTTTTGAGTTGGCTTGGCCAGCTACGCTTTCGGCTCGAACTCACTTATTACGTGGACGTTCTTGGTCTGGGAAAGGAAAAATTGTCCGTGTGGAAGTCAGCCTGGATGGCGGCAAAACTTGGCAATTTGCACGACTGAGAGAACCAAATTTTCCATTTGCATGGACACGGTGGGACATTGAATGGAACCCAACTCCTGGGGAATATTTTCTCCAAGCTCGTGCTACTGACAATTTAGGTAACATACAACCGAGTACAGTTCCGTGGAATGATTCTGGATTGCTCTATGGAGGCGTTGTTAGCCATCCGGTAACAGTACGAGGTTAA